From Gossypium raimondii isolate GPD5lz chromosome 11, ASM2569854v1, whole genome shotgun sequence:
aatggattaatttcatcgatactattaaaataatcacttaaatatagttaacatttattattttaaaagtgacatgaaaaatattatttattatataaatcaaaatatttcaggataataaaatttttaaaaatatagctATGTAAATctgttgaattttgatttttttcatattttgaatattacataaatttaattcattcatttaataataaatggagcatttacatttttattttggcttAGGCCAAACTCTAAACGATGTCGTGTAGAGAGCATTTCTCACTATGAGGAAGCTAAGTAAATAACTAACCAAATAAAATCCCTAAAACGAGTCCCCCAAATTTATCCTTGATCTTTCAAGGCTAGGCCTCCACGATGGCTTTGACCAACATGCTCCGCCGTCGACTTTTCTTCCGGTCCTTCTCCTCCCACGACGGTCCAAGCCGGTGGACGACGCCGGGTCACCAAGAACGGCCCAATGGTTACCTCTTCAATAGGACACCACCACCACCAGGTCAATCCCGTAAATGGGAAGATTGGGAGTTGCCTTGCTACGTCACGAGCTTCCTCACCATCGTTATCCTAGGTGTCGGTCTCAACGCCAAGCCCGATCTCACTATCGAGACTTGGGCACATCAAAAAGCCCTTGAAAAACTCGCCGCCGAGGAGTCGTCATCTTCTTCTGACTGAGATGTTGTGAAACAAACTTCAATCCGGATCTGTAGGGGGTACGGATCTTTGTGAACGCTTTTGGTTTTCTGTTGATAAAATGTGTAGTTCGAATAAAAAGATggattccttttttttttcaacagtTGAAGGGCTTGTAGCTGTTGAAATTTTATgggttttttaaatttgatttaccttttcgatgatgatgatgatgatgaagtcGTTTGGCTTATTTGGGATCGTAATCTAATATTTACTTATCGAGTTTCAATGGATTTtcaaaagaatttgaaaataaattaggttTATCGGCACTAAAGTTATccttataaatattgaatatctTAGAAAATTGTGTAGTAGCTAGTTTAGTGCTTAACTTTCTGGTCCTTTTGAGTAGGTTCTAAGAAAATTTCAGTTCTTTGCTGTCGacaaaatttgcaatttaaacaaaaattgggTTCTTTTTGGAACGGTTGAAGGGTTTGTAGTTGTTAAAATTTGATGGGTTTTTTTAGTTGGATTTACTTTCGATGATGATGAAGTCATTAGCTTGTTTCTGATCATAATCTAATGATCAGAGGAATTAGAAAATAAGTTGGGTTTATTTGCAATGTATTGATATGCTAGTGCCCTAATTCTATCTCTATAAATATGGAAGATCTTAGAAGAATTGTGCTGTAGCTAGTTTAGTGGTTAACTTGCTGGTCCTTTCAGTAGGTTCTATTTTCTGTTGATAAATGTGTTGTTCAAaggtttttttaattgaatttacgCTTTCTGTGATGATGATGAAGTCATTGGCTTGTTTGGGATCACAATCTGATATTTACTTATCGAGTTTCAATGGATGTTCAGAAGAATTTGGGAATAAATTGGGTGTATTGACCCTgtattgatttgataaaaaaataaatttaatagttaaaattattttgaaatgatttgataaaaaaataaatttaatagttaaaattattttttatgcaaaTTAGGAATGATCATTATGCCTAAAAGAAAAGCTATATATATAACTGCAGGGACAGAAAAAATGGGAGCAATAATTTCATGGACTGGTACCTCTTTAATTTCCAGTTTCATTGTCTTTTCCCATCAACAACCATTTGGGAGGGTGCAATAATTTCATGGACTGGGACCTCTTAATAATTTCATGGAGTGGGACCTCTTTAATTTCCACTTTCATTGTCTTTTCCCAGCAATTGGGGTCCATCTTCTTTATCATAATCCAATGCCTGCCAAGTGATAGTCTGAATTGTTGGATGCTTAAAAAATATTGTGCCAACTTCTTCAACTTTCACTAATTACACAGaatccatctttctttctattttggtcCTTGGGTTTCCATTTTCGCTTTGTTCAGttctctcttcatcttctttcttATAATTCTGTTAGTTCAAATCTCCGGTgagaaaaatatcaaacataCGAATGgaacttgaacaaaaaaaaatagaataaagttccaaggcgtgtatcaaatcactatctttaaggttatattcgcctccacctatcttcggtgtgcaaatgagttccaagcaaattaatcTCGAGGATACAAttaagccaatgactatttgcatTTTGTATTGCCGAAAATAGTTCACTACgcactgagcaatgtataacaaaaactcaatttctacaaaagatttctgcagtaatattttatagaataatctaataatattagaaaatgaagtaaggaaagaaagaatattagaatttgttggtgtgttttccaaataaaatcttattcttatttatagaaatttttatGTCTCTTCGTAGAAACATCTTTTACCAGTAGTTgtctttttgaataataatgcctttaaaataaacacataattattcatttaatattataactattcaaataatattatttaaatagttataattttttcaaaaaatcaaaaaataaaatcttttaattaattatacccactcatttatagttattggaacattataaatatttgaaaatgttccaacaaattCCACCATGTCTGTCATTGGAAAGGCTGCTGTGTTTCTAGAGCTCTTGGAGAGGCAAGTTGCTCGACTCTACACTCAACTTTGTTGCTGATCATAAGCAACTCTGTCGGTAGCTCAAATAGTGGGAGTCCATATTGCCCGATATCCAAGCAGTTTTGGACGATGTAGAGGAGAAGCAGATCAATAACAATGGAGTGAAAAAATGGTTGGAGGATCTCCAGGACTTGGCTTACGATATTGATGACATCTTGGACAAGTTTGCTTATGAAGAGTTACGTCTCAAGCACCGAAAGACTCAAGCGCAAGCTAGCACTAGCAAGGTACGGAAACTCATTCCTACCTACTATATTGGTACTAGTTTCACTCTCACTTTTTTTCCATTTAAGAATTTCATGATTCCCAAGGTCAAAGAGATCACTGCTAGACTGAATAGTTTGACTACTCGAATGAGTAGTTTGGGGTTGAGTGAGATCTTATCTCAAGCTCTAACCTCAAAGGGAAAGCAACCCAGGCTGCAACCAACTTCTGTATTGGATGGAGTTATGGAGTATGTTGGTAGACACAAGGAGAAGACAGAAATGATTGCGTTGCTCAAAGGTGATAACTCCAATGGAGTTTGGAAAAGAGGCAATTTTACAGTCCATCACTTCTGAGTCATGTGATTACATTAACTTGGATTTACTTCAAATTAAGTTGAAGGAGAAATTGTTTGGGAAAAGATTCTTGCTTGTTTTAGATAACATTTGGAACGAGAATTATTATGATTGGACCATCTTACTGTCTCCGTTTGGAGCAGGGACCAATATCATTGTAACCACTCGTCTTCAAACTGTTTCATCTATTATGGATCCACTCAAAGCTTTTCATTTGGATCAACTATCGAACGAAGATTGTTTATCCATATTTACACAACATGCATTAAAAGTAAGAAATTTCGATGGACATCTCCGGTTTAAAGAAATTGGAGAGAAAATTGTTAGAAGGTGCAAAGGCTTACCTTTGGCTGCAAAAGCCATTGGAAGCTTG
This genomic window contains:
- the LOC105801396 gene encoding putative disease resistance RPP13-like protein 1, encoding MSVIGKAAVFLELLERQWESILPDIQAVLDDVEEKQINNNGVKKWLEDLQDLAYDIDDILDKFAYEELRLKHRKTQAQASTSKVKEITARLNSLTTRMSSLGLSEILSQALTSKGKQPRLQPTSVLDGVMEYVGRHKEKTEMIALLKGDNSNGVWKRGTNIIVTTRLQTVSSIMDPLKAFHLDQLSNEDCLSIFTQHALKVRNFDGHLRFKEIGEKIVRRCKGLPLAAKAIGSLLRIVKLHREWINN
- the LOC105761663 gene encoding uncharacterized protein LOC105761663, which translates into the protein MALTNMLRRRLFFRSFSSHDGPSRWTTPGHQERPNGYLFNRTPPPPGQSRKWEDWELPCYVTSFLTIVILGVGLNAKPDLTIETWAHQKALEKLAAEESSSSSD